The proteins below are encoded in one region of Candidatus Polarisedimenticolia bacterium:
- the atpF gene encoding F0F1 ATP synthase subunit B — MGQSLVQPNPGLIIWTIVTFVLLAFVLKKLAWKPILDRIETRDRTIREALEESKRAREAADEALAKNKEMLAQARAEAARIVETGQKEAEKVRSEILEKTKGEANAVLEQGRKQIEFETRQAVAQLKGTVVDVALQAAGKLIQSSLDDAQHRRLVERYLEELPPPTKSH; from the coding sequence ATGGGACAGTCTCTCGTACAACCGAATCCCGGGCTGATCATCTGGACGATCGTCACCTTCGTCCTGCTGGCGTTCGTCCTCAAGAAGCTCGCCTGGAAGCCGATTCTCGATCGGATCGAGACGCGGGACCGGACGATCCGCGAAGCGCTGGAGGAGTCGAAGCGGGCGCGCGAAGCGGCCGACGAAGCTCTGGCGAAGAACAAGGAGATGCTGGCGCAGGCGCGCGCCGAGGCGGCGCGCATCGTCGAGACGGGGCAGAAGGAGGCCGAGAAGGTCCGCTCGGAGATCCTCGAGAAAACCAAGGGGGAGGCGAACGCGGTCCTGGAGCAGGGACGCAAGCAGATCGAGTTCGAGACGCGTCAGGCGGTCGCCCAGCTCAAGGGGACGGTGGTCGACGTGGCGCTGCAGGCGGCCGGCAAGCTGATTCAATCCTCCCTCGACGACGCGCAGCACCGCCGCCTGGTCGAGCGCTACCTGGAGGAGCTTCCCCCGCCGACCAAGAGCCACTGA
- a CDS encoding ATP synthase F0 subunit C, whose translation MGPNALGHLAAGIGAGLTVMGGAAGIGKLAASAMDGTARQPQSANDIRTSMIIAAALIEGATFFGLAVCILLVLLKA comes from the coding sequence ATGGGTCCTAATGCATTGGGTCACCTGGCGGCGGGCATCGGAGCGGGGCTGACGGTCATGGGCGGCGCCGCCGGCATCGGCAAGCTGGCCGCCTCCGCCATGGACGGCACCGCCCGCCAGCCGCAGTCCGCCAACGACATCCGGACTTCGATGATCATCGCGGCGGCCCTGATCGAGGGGGCGACGTTCTTCGGCCTGGCGGTGTGCATTCTGCTCGTCCTCCTCAAGGCGTAA